From Polynucleobacter sp. MWH-P3-07-1:
TTCTTGATACTGGTGGGTCGGGCGAGATTCGAACTCGCGACCAACGGATTAAAAGTCCGCTGCTCTACCGACTGAGCTACCGACCCGGTAAAACGGAAATTATAGCAAGACTTGTGACTTCGTCCTGAGCTCTTGCTGCTCCTGCCTCGTATAGCCCGATGCTTAGGAGTTCACCCGTCTGGCTACTGGCGGATTCTTCGAGAAATACTCTTTAATTCCCTTCAAAATGGCCTCAGCAATTCGGTCCTGATAGGCGTCATCATTGAGTCTGGCTTCCTCTTGGGGATTGCTGATAAAGGCAGTCTCAACCAGGATCGAGGGGATATCTGGGGCCTTGAGAACGGCAAAGCTGGCCTGCTCTACTTTGCCTTTGTGTAAGGCGGCAAAACCACCAATTTGCCTTAAAACCGAGTTGCCGACCTGAAGTGAGTCATTAATTTGCGCCGTGGTCGACATATCCAGTAAGAGATTGGCCACTTGCCGGTCTTGGGTTTTGATATTGATGCCACCAATCAGATCCGAAGCATTCTCTTTATTGGCCATCCATCTGGCAGTCGTGCTCGAAGCCCCCATTTGGGAGAGTGCAAAGACGGAAGCACCCTTGGCATCTCTTTCAATAAAAGCATCTGCATGGATTGAAACAAATAAATCCGCTTGGACTGCGCGGGCTTTTTGCACTCGGACATGTAGGGGTACAAAGTAATCACCGTCTCTGGTTAAAAAAGGGCGCATATAGTCTTCGCTTTCAATCTTTTGATTGAGGCGTTTGGCAATCGAAAGCACTACGTTCTTTTCTCTCGAGCCTGCTGCACCAATTGCACCAGGATCTTCGCCACCATGGCCGGCATCGATAGCAATCGTGATTAGACGTTTATATTTAGCGGCTGCCTTAGGGGTCTTCACATCCGGAATGGCCTGTGCAACTGGTGGACCTTTATCAGGCTTGCTAGCAAACTGGGCAATTTGGTCGATTTCTTCATTGGATTTAACTAGGGCCTGCTCTTTGCGAGCACTACTTTTGACTAACTCCATTAAAGGGTCGGGCGGGGTAGTTGGGTAGAGATCAAATACCATGCGGTATTGGTACTCACCAATTGGGTCAAGGGTAAAGAGCTGCGGCTTAATTGGCTCTTTGAGATCAAAGACTAAGCGCACCACATTGGGTTGATATTGCCCAACCCGAATTTGTGAAACATAAGGATCATTGGGCTTGACCTTGGCAACGATGTCTTTGAGGGTGGAATTGAGTTCCAGGTTTTGGACATCCACTACCAATCGATCTGGGTTAGTTAATACTTGCTGCGTAATGGGTAGCGGAGTATCTGACTCGAGTGTTATGCGGGTGTAGTCTTCAGAGGGCCACATCCTTACACCCAGAATCTTGGCGCCCCAAGCGATCTCAATTTCTCCTAAGAGGAGGACAAAGCCTAGAAGCTTGGCCGAAGTCTTGAGATGCTGTCTTCTTGAGAGATTGGCAGGGCTAGAGTGCTTCATGTGGATGCTAGATTTGGTCGAGTAATTGCTTGCCAGCAGTACTTTTGGCACTCAGGCTAATGACTCTCTCAGCCTCGGTGTCACCGGCGGTCAATGTCATTACGAGATCAAATGACGGTAAAGTATTCTCAGCCTTCTCGGGCCACTCAATTAAACACAATCCTGGTGTATCAAAGTACTCGGCAAAGCCTGCCTCTTGCCACTCGAGCGGAGAGCGCATGCGATAGAGATCAAAGTGATAGATGGTGACGGGGTTTTGATCAATCTGGATTGGATAAGGTTCACAGAGGGTATAGGTGGGACTCTTCACCTTCCCCGTATGTCCTAGCCCTTGAATGAGATAGCGTGCAAAAGTGGTCTTGCCAGCCCCTAGATCACCCTCTAGAGCGAGATTGAGGTGAGCGCTTGGATTGGCTGTCCAGATCTTAGCGATGGCTTTGCCTAGACCCTGACCGAGGGTCGCAGTCTCGCTTTCTTGCCTACAATGCTTTATCTGGGTTTGGCTCTGTGTCATGGTATTTGCCTAGTTTATTCAATTATTGCGCTACATTCTGAATTCATGAGTTCAACTTCATCTACCCCCTCTGCCTTGGATAGCACTCAGCTATCGTCCCTACGCCAATGGCTTGATGGCGAGGCTAAGGCTATTGGTTTTGATGATGTCCGTGTGACCGATACCCATTTGGGGGATGCTACTGAGAAGTTACGAGAGTGGCTCGCTGCAGGGCGCCATGGCCACATGGAGTATATGCAACGGCATGCTGCGCTGCGTTCGGATCCCCAACTGCTCTTGCCTGGGACAACCCGTGTGATTTGTGTGCGCATGAATTATGTGCCACCCGAAGTGAATTTTGATCATGAGTGGCAGCGTCTTGCTCAGTCAGATCAAGCAGTGGTCTCTATCTATGCACGAGGTCGTGACTATCACAAGATCTTGCGCCAACGCTTACAAGAGTTTGCAAAGGCCATTGAGGCCAAGATTGGTTCTTTTGGGTATCGCGTTTTTACTGATTCTGCGCCACTCATGGAAGTCGAGTTAGCTCGCAAAGCAGGATTAGGTTGGCGCGGTAAACATACTTTATTGCTCAACCGAGAAGCGGGCTCAACTTTTTTCTTGGGCGAGATCTTGGTTGATATTCCGCTACCGCTGGATGAAGCAATCGAAGAGCATTGTGGTAGCTGTAGTGCATGTATTGATATCTGTCCGACACAAGCGATTACAGCGCCGTATGCCCTGGATGCAAGACGGTGCATCTCTTATTTGACGATTGA
This genomic window contains:
- a CDS encoding N-acetylmuramoyl-L-alanine amidase, with protein sequence MKHSSPANLSRRQHLKTSAKLLGFVLLLGEIEIAWGAKILGVRMWPSEDYTRITLESDTPLPITQQVLTNPDRLVVDVQNLELNSTLKDIVAKVKPNDPYVSQIRVGQYQPNVVRLVFDLKEPIKPQLFTLDPIGEYQYRMVFDLYPTTPPDPLMELVKSSARKEQALVKSNEEIDQIAQFASKPDKGPPVAQAIPDVKTPKAAAKYKRLITIAIDAGHGGEDPGAIGAAGSREKNVVLSIAKRLNQKIESEDYMRPFLTRDGDYFVPLHVRVQKARAVQADLFVSIHADAFIERDAKGASVFALSQMGASSTTARWMANKENASDLIGGINIKTQDRQVANLLLDMSTTAQINDSLQVGNSVLRQIGGFAALHKGKVEQASFAVLKAPDIPSILVETAFISNPQEEARLNDDAYQDRIAEAILKGIKEYFSKNPPVARRVNS
- the tsaE gene encoding tRNA (adenosine(37)-N6)-threonylcarbamoyltransferase complex ATPase subunit type 1 TsaE; translation: MTQSQTQIKHCRQESETATLGQGLGKAIAKIWTANPSAHLNLALEGDLGAGKTTFARYLIQGLGHTGKVKSPTYTLCEPYPIQIDQNPVTIYHFDLYRMRSPLEWQEAGFAEYFDTPGLCLIEWPEKAENTLPSFDLVMTLTAGDTEAERVISLSAKSTAGKQLLDQI
- the queG gene encoding tRNA epoxyqueuosine(34) reductase QueG, which translates into the protein MSSTSSTPSALDSTQLSSLRQWLDGEAKAIGFDDVRVTDTHLGDATEKLREWLAAGRHGHMEYMQRHAALRSDPQLLLPGTTRVICVRMNYVPPEVNFDHEWQRLAQSDQAVVSIYARGRDYHKILRQRLQEFAKAIEAKIGSFGYRVFTDSAPLMEVELARKAGLGWRGKHTLLLNREAGSTFFLGEILVDIPLPLDEAIEEHCGSCSACIDICPTQAITAPYALDARRCISYLTIENPDVIPIEFRKAMGNRVYGCDDCQLICPWNKFAQRSALPDFAARHGLGSASLLELWSWTEAQFEQRHEGSAIRRIGYTKWRRNLAVALGNALSSGISEDEKENIREALIEALDTAAHTSPLVIEHIEWALAQSASAC